Proteins from a genomic interval of Halomonas alkaliantarctica:
- a CDS encoding FAD-binding oxidoreductase — protein MTANTAFLNELTSLLGERGLIREPDAMARYTSDWAGDTLGTPLAVARPASTEEVAEVVKRCYAQGIAMTPQGGHSGLVAGALPATNGQELVISLERLNSVRAIDPVNFTITVDAGCILENVKLAAYDHDCDFPLSLGAQGSCQIGGNIATNAGGLNVLRYGMMRELVLGLEVVLPDGRIWESLNALHKDNRGYDLQQLFLGSEGTLGIVTGAVLKLSPRPTQNRTALLGLPSVQAVIDLYGLARRDCCDLLTAFELIPRRCIELAIEATPELRDPMENAYPWYVLMEVAATGPVDLGSMLEQLLETGMERELVLDGALASSDTQSAQLWQFRESMLEGQRRRGEHLRTDISVPISSIPAFVSRASDVVMAASPECEIIAYGHVGDGNLHFNILPPTAMADSDKKAHLHDLEERLFEVLDDFHGSISAEHGIGRTKQAPYLARLSSIEREMVSGVKALFDPKGLMNPGRILPAGE, from the coding sequence ATGACCGCTAACACAGCCTTTTTAAATGAGCTCACCAGCCTGCTCGGTGAGCGCGGGCTAATCCGTGAGCCCGATGCCATGGCACGCTACACCAGCGACTGGGCAGGCGACACGCTGGGCACGCCGCTGGCGGTAGCGCGCCCGGCTAGCACAGAAGAAGTCGCCGAGGTGGTAAAGCGCTGCTACGCCCAAGGAATCGCGATGACGCCTCAAGGTGGCCATAGCGGCCTGGTGGCAGGCGCCTTGCCCGCCACCAACGGTCAGGAGTTGGTAATAAGTCTAGAGCGCCTTAACAGCGTACGTGCCATTGATCCGGTCAACTTCACCATCACGGTAGACGCTGGCTGTATTCTCGAGAACGTCAAGCTGGCGGCTTACGATCATGACTGCGATTTTCCGCTCTCGCTGGGGGCTCAAGGCAGTTGCCAGATTGGCGGCAATATCGCCACCAATGCAGGCGGGCTGAATGTACTGCGCTACGGCATGATGCGCGAGCTGGTGCTGGGCCTTGAAGTCGTACTCCCCGACGGGCGCATCTGGGAAAGCCTGAACGCCCTGCACAAGGACAACCGCGGTTACGACCTTCAGCAATTGTTTCTAGGCAGTGAAGGCACCCTGGGCATCGTGACGGGCGCAGTGTTAAAACTATCACCTCGCCCCACCCAAAACCGTACCGCACTGCTTGGTCTGCCCTCTGTTCAGGCGGTGATTGACCTTTACGGTTTGGCCCGTCGCGACTGCTGTGATTTGCTAACCGCTTTCGAGCTGATTCCCCGCCGCTGTATCGAGCTGGCCATTGAAGCAACGCCTGAACTACGAGACCCGATGGAAAACGCCTACCCTTGGTACGTGTTGATGGAAGTTGCGGCCACAGGTCCGGTGGATTTAGGTTCGATGCTGGAACAACTGCTGGAAACCGGCATGGAGCGCGAACTGGTGCTGGATGGCGCGCTGGCATCCAGCGATACCCAGTCCGCCCAGCTGTGGCAATTCCGCGAGAGCATGCTGGAAGGCCAGCGGCGGCGCGGCGAGCATCTGCGCACCGATATCTCGGTGCCCATTTCGTCGATACCCGCCTTCGTCAGCCGAGCCAGCGACGTGGTCATGGCCGCCTCACCCGAGTGCGAAATTATTGCCTACGGGCACGTGGGCGACGGTAATCTGCACTTCAATATACTACCGCCCACGGCAATGGCGGATAGCGATAAGAAAGCCCACCTGCACGACCTGGAGGAGCGGCTGTTTGAAGTGCTCGATGATTTTCACGGCAGCATCAGCGCTGAACACGGCATTGGCCGCACCAAGCAGGCGCCCTACCTGGCGCGGCTATCGTCGATTGAGCGAGAGATGGTCAGCGGTGTTAAAGCGCTGTTTGACCCTAAGGGCCTGATGAATCCAGGCAGGATTTTGCCTGCTGGGGAGTAA
- a CDS encoding TRAP transporter substrate-binding protein, protein MRKQLFATLATLGMLTTAPFVLANPIEIQVNNTMSEGGSESAAVERFAEYLEEQAPGRFEVRPFLAGSLGGENAVLELLNLGQTQLSLTGGNWRQQYAPEYDAITVPFVFTTWDEVDAYMESPSGQALVEKAENQGGLKYFGLQHRGPRHMTANKEIHTPADLEGFRLRLPSLPVWLEVWEEIGAQVVNVPAPEIYLAMQTGQVDGHENSLSSPYTRRLWEVQDYLIMTSHVQFPWSWVASSRWWEGLEEEDQALIEEAIDVARQYGSEQERELDEFYLEALQDEGMTVIEPDVTPFREAALPAIDRVMAEMADGVREDALGNDSE, encoded by the coding sequence ATGCGGAAACAACTGTTTGCCACGCTGGCTACCCTAGGCATGCTAACGACGGCCCCGTTCGTTTTAGCTAACCCCATCGAAATTCAAGTTAACAACACCATGAGTGAAGGCGGCTCGGAAAGCGCCGCGGTGGAACGCTTTGCTGAGTATCTGGAAGAGCAGGCGCCCGGCCGCTTTGAAGTGCGTCCCTTTTTGGCGGGCTCTTTGGGCGGTGAGAATGCCGTGTTGGAGCTGCTTAACCTGGGCCAAACCCAGCTCTCCCTGACCGGTGGTAACTGGCGTCAACAGTATGCGCCTGAGTATGACGCCATTACGGTTCCCTTTGTCTTTACCACCTGGGACGAAGTCGACGCCTATATGGAGAGTCCTTCCGGCCAAGCGCTGGTTGAAAAAGCCGAAAACCAGGGCGGCCTGAAGTATTTTGGTCTGCAGCACCGCGGGCCCCGCCACATGACCGCTAACAAGGAAATCCACACCCCGGCGGATCTGGAAGGTTTCCGCTTGCGTCTGCCTTCGCTGCCGGTATGGCTGGAAGTGTGGGAAGAGATCGGCGCTCAGGTAGTCAACGTGCCAGCGCCAGAGATTTATCTCGCCATGCAGACCGGCCAGGTAGATGGCCACGAGAACTCGCTTTCCTCACCCTATACCCGTCGTTTATGGGAAGTGCAGGACTACCTGATCATGACCAGCCACGTTCAGTTTCCGTGGAGCTGGGTGGCTAGTTCTCGCTGGTGGGAGGGTCTAGAAGAGGAAGATCAAGCGCTGATCGAAGAGGCGATCGACGTAGCTCGTCAATACGGATCAGAGCAGGAGCGTGAACTTGATGAGTTCTATCTGGAAGCGCTTCAGGACGAGGGCATGACGGTCATTGAGCCGGATGTTACTCCTTTCCGCGAAGCGGCGTTGCCAGCCATCGATCGTGTCATGGCTGAAATGGCCGACGGCGTTCGTGAAGATGCGCTGGGTAACGACAGCGAGTAA
- a CDS encoding hydroxymethylglutaryl-CoA lyase has product MNLVTPCPTKIEINEVAPRDGLQIEALFVPTEEKIRWIDALSTTGLRRIEATSFTSPKAIPNLRDAADVVTGIQRREGVDITVLVPNVKGTERALACQVDEINLVMSASNSHGLANLRMTPEQSLEQFAAILDVSKDSEVFINASLSTAFGCPFESEVPEARVLELVEKLIDLGIQGVTLCDTTGMANPAQVKRLCAAVLERWPETPFTLHFHNTRGMGLANTLAAWQAGITRFDASLGGLGGCPFAPGASGNVCTEDLVHMFEAMGVDTGVDLDALLEVAATLPALIGHDVPGQVVKAGKSTRRYAMPNAQA; this is encoded by the coding sequence ATGAATTTGGTAACACCTTGCCCCACCAAGATCGAGATCAACGAAGTTGCCCCCCGGGACGGCCTGCAGATTGAGGCGCTTTTTGTGCCTACGGAAGAGAAAATTCGCTGGATCGATGCGCTCTCCACCACTGGCCTGCGGCGAATCGAAGCAACGTCGTTTACGTCGCCTAAAGCGATTCCCAACCTGCGCGATGCCGCTGATGTGGTGACCGGCATCCAGCGTCGGGAAGGGGTCGATATCACCGTGCTGGTGCCCAATGTAAAAGGCACCGAGCGGGCGCTTGCCTGCCAGGTGGATGAAATCAATCTGGTGATGTCCGCCAGCAACAGCCATGGGCTGGCCAACCTGCGCATGACACCGGAGCAGTCGCTAGAGCAGTTCGCGGCGATTTTGGACGTCAGCAAAGATAGCGAAGTGTTTATTAACGCCTCGCTCTCCACTGCCTTTGGCTGCCCCTTTGAAAGCGAGGTGCCCGAAGCGCGGGTGCTGGAACTGGTTGAGAAACTTATCGACCTTGGCATTCAGGGCGTCACGCTCTGCGATACCACCGGTATGGCCAACCCTGCCCAGGTCAAACGCCTATGCGCAGCCGTGCTTGAGCGCTGGCCGGAAACGCCGTTCACACTTCACTTCCACAACACCCGCGGAATGGGGCTGGCCAACACCCTGGCGGCGTGGCAGGCGGGCATCACTCGCTTTGATGCTTCATTAGGTGGGCTGGGCGGCTGCCCCTTCGCCCCCGGCGCTAGCGGTAATGTATGCACCGAAGACCTAGTGCATATGTTTGAAGCCATGGGCGTCGATACCGGTGTCGATCTGGATGCACTGCTGGAAGTCGCCGCCACCCTCCCCGCCCTTATCGGTCACGATGTGCCGGGGCAGGTGGTCAAGGCCGGAAAATCGACCCGGCGTTATGCGATGCCTAATGCTCAAGCTTGA
- the hpaI gene encoding 4-hydroxy-2-oxoheptanedioate aldolase — translation MKMLHNAFKQQLLAGQPQTGIWLGLTSAYTAEIAATAGFDWLLIDAEHTPNDLASLLAQLQALAPYQSHPVVRPPTGDPVLIKRYLDIGVQNLLIPMVETAEQAAELVAATRYPPRGIRGVGHVLARASRWGQTEDYLSRADAEVCLMLQVESPQALANLEAIAAVDGVDGVFIGPADLSASMGHLGNASHPEVTDAISDAINKIRAAGKAAGIVTVDEQAARGYLAAGCTFVGVGIDTLLYANALRGLAERFKQS, via the coding sequence ATGAAAATGCTGCACAACGCGTTTAAGCAACAGCTTCTGGCGGGCCAACCCCAAACGGGGATCTGGCTCGGCTTGACCAGTGCTTATACGGCTGAGATAGCCGCCACGGCAGGCTTCGACTGGTTGTTGATTGACGCGGAACATACGCCTAATGATTTAGCCAGCCTGCTGGCACAGCTGCAGGCGCTGGCCCCCTATCAAAGCCACCCCGTGGTGCGCCCGCCCACCGGCGATCCGGTGTTGATCAAGCGCTACCTGGATATTGGCGTGCAGAACCTGCTAATTCCTATGGTAGAAACGGCTGAACAGGCGGCTGAACTGGTAGCGGCCACGCGCTATCCTCCCCGCGGTATTCGCGGCGTTGGCCATGTGCTGGCACGCGCCTCGCGGTGGGGGCAGACAGAAGATTACCTCTCTCGCGCTGATGCCGAAGTCTGCCTCATGCTACAGGTGGAGAGCCCCCAGGCACTTGCTAACCTGGAGGCTATTGCGGCAGTAGACGGTGTCGATGGGGTGTTTATTGGCCCGGCGGATTTATCGGCGTCTATGGGGCATCTCGGCAATGCCAGCCACCCGGAAGTGACAGACGCGATTAGTGACGCCATTAATAAGATACGCGCTGCGGGCAAGGCAGCGGGTATTGTCACGGTGGATGAGCAAGCAGCCCGCGGCTATCTTGCAGCGGGCTGCACCTTTGTTGGCGTTGGCATCGATACGTTGCTTTACGCCAATGCGCTGCGCGGACTGGCGGAGCGCTTCAAGCAGTCATGA
- a CDS encoding MBL fold metallo-hydrolase — protein MSLERISAQQWYRTTPKSDGITLIDEPRIKPFYRCNIWHVQGSKRGMVVDFGLGAVPLRQHVAQLAERDLLAVASHTHFDHIGAAHEFGCCHVHAAEADILASPDNTRTLADQFLSDDMFEALPPEPYSHDRYRIQVPQMVSPLKDGEILDLGNRQWEVIHTPGHSPGGIALWEAATQTLISGDLIYDGPLIEDLWHSDLTDYAASMRRLRNLPVRTVHGGHFPSFSGQHLTKLIDDWLRQHDL, from the coding sequence ATGAGCCTTGAGCGCATCAGTGCACAGCAGTGGTACCGTACTACCCCCAAGTCGGACGGTATCACCCTGATCGACGAGCCGCGGATCAAGCCGTTTTATCGCTGCAATATCTGGCATGTTCAGGGCAGCAAGCGCGGCATGGTTGTGGATTTTGGTCTGGGCGCGGTGCCGCTGCGCCAGCACGTGGCGCAGCTTGCCGAGCGTGACCTGCTGGCGGTGGCCAGCCACACGCACTTTGACCATATCGGCGCCGCTCACGAGTTTGGCTGTTGCCATGTGCATGCCGCTGAGGCGGACATCCTTGCTTCACCCGACAACACGCGTACCCTGGCCGACCAGTTTCTCAGCGACGATATGTTCGAAGCGCTACCCCCAGAGCCTTATTCGCATGATCGCTACCGTATTCAGGTGCCGCAAATGGTGTCCCCGCTAAAGGATGGCGAAATACTGGACTTGGGAAATCGGCAGTGGGAAGTGATTCATACGCCTGGTCACTCCCCTGGCGGCATCGCACTTTGGGAGGCGGCCACCCAGACGCTGATATCGGGTGATTTGATTTACGATGGCCCGCTCATCGAAGACCTCTGGCACAGCGATCTTACCGACTACGCCGCCAGTATGCGGCGGCTGCGCAACCTGCCTGTCCGCACCGTGCACGGCGGCCATTTCCCCAGCTTTAGCGGCCAGCATCTCACAAAGCTTATCGATGATTGGCTTCGCCAACACGACCTCTAA
- a CDS encoding TRAP transporter large permease yields MTELMIFVGGLLVLMAIGLPVVVAIGVTSFIALVATGTGGLPVELLPLRMVQTLNNFTLLAIPLFILAANIMNIGSTTTRIFDFATALVGFTKGGLGHANVVASSIFATMSGTAVADAAGLGSIEIKAMKERGYELGYSTGITAASSVIGPILPPSIALVVYGWLANVSIGGLFMAGLLPGILMALLLMGMTVLLSASGKVVMPKPTPFDACEVVRTGKRAILPLMMPAIIVGGIWGGFFTPTEAGAIASLYAVILGGLVYRDLNWRDLFNAFRRTLMFSAVILLIIAVSSFYGWILVRMGIPQALAGQVASIDMPMFALLLCFALFFLLIGCFMSVIESILIFTPIVVPAALSAGLDPVHFGIVMVITLSVGVITPPFGTVLFLMVGITRLRYGQVVTAILPFLLPIIATILLLIAVPGLATWLPDIMGY; encoded by the coding sequence ATGACCGAACTTATGATCTTTGTCGGTGGCCTGTTGGTACTGATGGCCATTGGTTTGCCCGTAGTGGTCGCCATCGGCGTGACATCGTTTATCGCCCTGGTGGCAACCGGCACCGGCGGGCTGCCAGTCGAACTTCTCCCGCTGCGCATGGTGCAAACCCTCAATAACTTTACGCTGCTGGCAATTCCGCTGTTCATTCTGGCCGCCAACATCATGAATATCGGCTCTACCACCACGCGCATTTTTGACTTTGCCACTGCGCTGGTGGGCTTTACCAAGGGCGGCCTGGGCCACGCCAACGTGGTGGCCAGCTCCATTTTTGCCACCATGTCGGGTACCGCCGTTGCTGATGCGGCAGGTCTTGGCAGCATCGAAATCAAGGCCATGAAAGAGCGTGGCTACGAGCTGGGTTACTCAACCGGCATCACTGCCGCTTCCAGCGTGATAGGGCCAATTCTTCCGCCCAGTATCGCGCTTGTGGTTTATGGCTGGCTGGCCAATGTGAGTATTGGCGGGCTGTTCATGGCCGGGCTTTTGCCGGGCATATTGATGGCGCTGTTACTCATGGGGATGACCGTTCTGTTGTCTGCCAGTGGCAAGGTGGTGATGCCCAAACCCACGCCTTTTGACGCCTGCGAAGTCGTCCGCACCGGCAAGCGTGCCATTCTGCCCTTGATGATGCCGGCGATTATCGTTGGCGGTATCTGGGGTGGCTTTTTCACCCCGACGGAAGCCGGCGCTATTGCATCGCTTTATGCGGTGATACTGGGCGGCCTGGTTTATCGAGATCTGAATTGGCGAGATCTATTCAATGCCTTTCGGCGTACGCTGATGTTCAGTGCGGTGATCCTGCTGATTATTGCCGTCTCCAGTTTCTACGGTTGGATTCTGGTACGCATGGGCATTCCTCAGGCGTTGGCGGGCCAGGTGGCCAGCATTGATATGCCCATGTTTGCACTACTTCTCTGTTTTGCACTGTTTTTCCTGCTGATCGGCTGCTTTATGTCGGTGATCGAAAGCATCCTGATATTCACCCCGATTGTGGTGCCGGCAGCGCTGAGTGCGGGGCTTGATCCTGTGCACTTCGGTATCGTGATGGTCATCACGCTATCGGTAGGGGTCATTACCCCACCCTTCGGTACGGTGCTGTTTCTCATGGTTGGGATCACGCGGCTACGCTACGGCCAAGTGGTGACCGCGATACTGCCGTTCCTGCTGCCGATCATTGCGACCATTTTGCTGTTGATTGCCGTGCCGGGACTGGCCACTTGGCTGCCCGATATCATGGGGTATTGA
- a CDS encoding aldehyde dehydrogenase family protein, which yields MPMTSQTDFPSVVDHQFINNQWVPSAGIRLLDVMNPYREERIAQVTAGDAADVDAAVQAAQQAQPDWQALGGAARAKFLEGFADALEARRDSIITLSATNNGKPLAEAGIDLDDAIACYRYYAGQAKALDDRQGELVSVEMEGVEARTYHDPVGVVGLIAPWNFPLVTSAWKLAPALAAGCTAVLKPSEVTPLPERVLAEIALEIGLPAGVLNLLNGDGEGIGAPLTNHPGVDKISFTGSNRVGEAVMQAAAARTASVSLELGGKSPILVMEDADPEQAADWVMAGIYFNAGQICSATSRLLVHEDVAEALYAALAERMDALTLGDPLAEDTDLGPLTSAKQRDAVQRYLDLAEQEGLTVVRDGQHRTLPAQGYFLAPTLYRDVPVESRLWQEEIFGPVLCGRSVASEAEAIQLANDSVFGLAATVISGDPERAKRIGRQLKAGSIWFNSEQLVLPETAWGGFKRSGIGRELGPWGVSAYLEVKHVIGPA from the coding sequence ATGCCCATGACCTCCCAGACCGACTTCCCTTCGGTTGTTGACCACCAATTCATCAACAACCAGTGGGTGCCCTCGGCGGGCATCCGACTGCTTGATGTGATGAACCCCTACCGCGAAGAGCGTATCGCACAGGTCACCGCTGGGGATGCGGCCGACGTTGATGCGGCGGTACAAGCCGCACAGCAGGCGCAGCCTGATTGGCAGGCGTTGGGTGGGGCAGCTCGCGCTAAGTTTCTGGAAGGGTTTGCCGATGCATTGGAAGCCCGTCGGGATTCGATCATCACGCTTTCAGCAACTAACAACGGTAAGCCGCTAGCAGAAGCAGGGATTGACCTGGACGATGCGATTGCCTGCTACCGCTACTACGCAGGGCAGGCCAAGGCACTGGATGATCGCCAAGGCGAGTTGGTGAGCGTAGAAATGGAAGGCGTTGAGGCGCGCACTTACCACGACCCTGTGGGCGTCGTGGGGCTGATTGCACCGTGGAACTTCCCATTAGTGACCAGCGCTTGGAAGCTGGCACCCGCGTTGGCTGCGGGCTGTACTGCGGTACTCAAACCGTCAGAAGTGACACCGCTCCCCGAGCGAGTACTGGCAGAGATTGCCCTGGAGATAGGCTTGCCTGCTGGGGTGCTCAACCTGCTCAATGGCGACGGCGAGGGCATCGGTGCGCCACTAACCAACCACCCTGGCGTGGATAAAATTTCCTTTACCGGCAGCAACCGCGTCGGTGAAGCGGTGATGCAGGCGGCCGCCGCACGCACTGCGAGCGTGTCTCTGGAGCTGGGCGGAAAGTCGCCGATCCTGGTGATGGAAGATGCCGACCCCGAACAGGCAGCCGACTGGGTGATGGCGGGTATCTACTTCAATGCCGGGCAGATCTGCTCCGCGACCTCGCGTTTATTGGTGCACGAGGATGTAGCAGAAGCACTCTACGCTGCCCTTGCCGAGCGTATGGATGCGCTGACGCTGGGTGACCCGCTCGCTGAAGACACGGATTTAGGACCCCTAACCAGCGCCAAGCAGCGTGACGCCGTGCAGCGCTATTTAGATCTTGCCGAACAGGAAGGTCTTACCGTCGTGCGCGATGGGCAACACCGCACGCTGCCCGCCCAGGGCTACTTCCTGGCACCCACGCTTTATCGCGATGTGCCAGTGGAAAGCCGCTTGTGGCAGGAGGAAATTTTCGGCCCGGTGCTTTGCGGCCGCAGTGTGGCAAGCGAAGCCGAGGCGATTCAGCTTGCCAACGACAGCGTCTTTGGTCTGGCAGCCACGGTGATTAGCGGTGACCCAGAACGCGCCAAGCGCATTGGCCGCCAACTTAAAGCCGGCAGCATCTGGTTCAACAGCGAGCAGTTAGTGCTGCCTGAAACCGCCTGGGGCGGCTTCAAGCGAAGCGGCATTGGTCGTGAACTCGGCCCTTGGGGGGTGAGTGCGTACCTTGAAGTGAAGCATGTGATTGGACCCGCGTAA
- a CDS encoding CaiB/BaiF CoA transferase family protein, with amino-acid sequence MNAPEARQLPLQGLKVLELGQLIAGPFATKLLGEFGADVIKIEPPGTGDPLRKWRMIEEGTSLWWHVQTRNKRSVALDLRSEEGQGLVRQLAAEADVVVENFRPGTLDNWGLGWEALSQLNPRLIMVHISGYGQTGPYRDKPGFGVIGEAMGGLRYLTGQPGEPSVRVGVSIGDSLSALYAVIGTLLALQERNRSGLGQEIDVALYESVFAMMESLLPEFDASGQVREPSGSALPGITPSNAYRCQGGDYVLIAGNGDSIFKRLMGVIGRDDLANDPALAHNDGRSQQAEMIDAAIQTWTEERPRDAILQALDDARVPAGYPYTAEDIAFDPHYLAREMIQTFTRPNGKPLKVPGVLPKLSATPGRIGDGGPALGQHTDDVLDELGIDHETRAKLRQAGII; translated from the coding sequence ATGAATGCTCCCGAAGCCCGCCAGCTTCCGCTCCAAGGCTTGAAAGTGCTTGAGCTTGGTCAACTGATTGCGGGACCTTTCGCCACCAAACTGCTGGGTGAATTCGGCGCTGATGTGATTAAAATCGAACCGCCAGGCACCGGCGACCCACTTCGCAAATGGCGAATGATAGAGGAGGGCACCTCGCTCTGGTGGCACGTTCAGACCCGCAACAAGCGCTCGGTAGCGCTTGATTTGCGCAGTGAAGAAGGCCAAGGCTTGGTTCGCCAACTCGCCGCCGAGGCCGATGTGGTAGTGGAAAACTTCCGCCCCGGCACCTTGGACAACTGGGGGCTGGGCTGGGAAGCGCTCTCTCAGCTCAACCCACGGCTGATCATGGTGCATATTTCCGGCTACGGGCAAACGGGGCCTTACCGCGATAAGCCCGGCTTTGGGGTGATTGGCGAAGCCATGGGCGGGCTGCGTTACCTGACCGGCCAGCCAGGTGAGCCTTCGGTACGCGTGGGCGTGAGCATCGGCGACTCGCTTTCCGCCCTCTACGCTGTCATTGGTACCCTGCTGGCCCTTCAAGAACGTAACCGCAGCGGCCTGGGCCAAGAGATCGACGTCGCGCTGTATGAGTCGGTGTTTGCGATGATGGAGAGCCTGCTGCCGGAGTTCGATGCCAGCGGCCAGGTTCGCGAACCCAGCGGCAGCGCCCTGCCCGGCATTACCCCTTCCAACGCCTACCGCTGCCAGGGCGGCGATTATGTGCTGATTGCTGGCAATGGCGACAGTATCTTCAAGCGCCTGATGGGAGTGATTGGTCGTGATGATCTCGCCAACGACCCGGCGCTGGCTCATAACGATGGGCGCAGCCAGCAAGCCGAGATGATTGATGCCGCGATTCAAACGTGGACCGAAGAGCGCCCACGGGATGCCATTCTGCAAGCCCTGGACGACGCCCGCGTGCCCGCAGGCTACCCCTACACGGCCGAAGATATTGCCTTTGATCCCCACTACCTAGCGCGGGAGATGATTCAAACCTTTACCCGCCCTAACGGCAAACCGTTAAAAGTGCCCGGCGTACTGCCCAAGCTGAGCGCTACCCCAGGGCGAATCGGCGACGGCGGCCCCGCGCTTGGCCAGCACACCGACGACGTGTTGGATGAGCTGGGCATTGATCACGAAACCCGCGCAAAGCTGCGCCAAGCGGGCATTATTTAG
- a CDS encoding TRAP transporter small permease: MEDAVAPNKGLDRIAFYTLRGVTRLCDGVGVALMAAILLLIVAAVVARDLLGIGMPWTEEMASMLAIYAIGFGSLSAWVRSEHLAVDLFSHKLSGLGKNIQYRLITLISCGFFALAAWGAWIMSDMSANNKTVSLSISFSYLYYGIFFSFVGMALIALWQCLRGPVAWLEVSHEEETSQP, translated from the coding sequence GTGGAAGACGCGGTAGCGCCCAACAAGGGCCTGGATCGAATTGCTTTCTATACGCTGCGCGGCGTTACTCGTCTTTGTGACGGGGTGGGCGTGGCGCTCATGGCGGCCATTCTGCTGTTGATCGTGGCGGCCGTTGTTGCCCGTGACCTGCTCGGAATCGGTATGCCCTGGACCGAGGAGATGGCGTCTATGCTGGCCATCTACGCAATTGGCTTTGGATCACTGTCGGCCTGGGTGCGCAGCGAGCACCTGGCGGTGGATCTGTTTAGCCATAAGCTTTCTGGTTTAGGTAAAAATATCCAATACCGCCTCATTACCCTAATCTCATGCGGCTTTTTCGCGCTTGCCGCCTGGGGCGCGTGGATCATGTCGGACATGAGTGCCAACAATAAAACCGTCTCGTTAAGTATCAGTTTCAGCTACCTCTATTACGGCATCTTTTTCAGCTTTGTGGGCATGGCGTTGATTGCCCTGTGGCAATGCCTGCGTGGCCCAGTGGCGTGGTTGGAAGTATCCCATGAAGAGGAGACCTCTCAACCATGA
- a CDS encoding LysR family transcriptional regulator: MRRFDFVTLKLFISVADEGRLTAAAEREHLALAAVSKRISDLEALVGTTLLYRRPRGVELTPAGQAFLHHARRIMDNIERLHAELSEYGEGVRGHVRIHSNTSAIIAFLPQDLSAFSRLYPEIKIDLQERVSSEIIAAVRDGLTDIGIFAGHVAAPDLQQLSYRHDRLVLMTPIDHPLAERESIAFNEALAFDFIGLQQDASLQSLLNEQANLAGKALRMRIQVRSFDAICRMIHHGMGVGVLPEQTIYRDLGDLQLKSIPLSDPWAQRELVIGMRRYASLHVTARHLVDHLTQNATES, encoded by the coding sequence ATGCGCCGCTTCGATTTTGTCACCCTCAAGCTGTTTATTTCCGTGGCGGACGAAGGCCGCCTGACCGCCGCTGCCGAGCGAGAACACTTGGCACTCGCGGCAGTGAGCAAGCGAATAAGTGACCTGGAAGCGCTGGTCGGCACGACGCTGCTGTATCGCCGCCCCCGTGGTGTGGAACTTACTCCTGCGGGCCAGGCGTTTTTGCACCATGCCCGACGTATTATGGATAACATTGAGCGTCTGCACGCCGAACTCAGTGAGTACGGCGAAGGCGTGCGCGGCCATGTACGTATCCACTCCAATACCTCGGCGATTATTGCCTTTCTTCCCCAGGATCTCAGCGCGTTCTCTCGGCTTTATCCTGAAATCAAGATCGATCTTCAGGAGCGGGTCAGTAGCGAAATCATTGCCGCCGTTCGCGACGGGCTGACCGATATCGGTATTTTCGCTGGGCATGTGGCGGCGCCTGATCTCCAGCAGCTCTCCTATCGGCATGACCGACTCGTGCTAATGACGCCCATTGATCACCCGCTGGCAGAGCGTGAAAGCATCGCTTTTAATGAGGCGCTGGCCTTCGATTTTATTGGCTTACAGCAGGATGCCTCGCTGCAATCGCTGTTGAATGAGCAAGCCAACCTAGCAGGCAAAGCGCTGCGTATGCGCATTCAGGTACGTAGCTTCGACGCTATTTGCCGGATGATTCACCACGGCATGGGGGTTGGCGTACTCCCCGAGCAGACCATCTATCGCGATCTGGGCGATTTGCAGCTCAAAAGTATTCCGCTTAGCGATCCTTGGGCTCAGCGTGAGCTGGTGATTGGCATGCGCCGATATGCCTCGCTGCACGTGACTGCGCGACACCTGGTTGACCACCTGACCCAGAACGCAACCGAAAGCTAG